A single window of Jiangella alkaliphila DNA harbors:
- a CDS encoding TetR family transcriptional regulator — protein sequence MRERARSTEDKRQRSADLLDAAESLALEQGGVRFVTVAAVTERAGLHRTGARRYYASKEELLLELAERGWNRWRDAIGAAAGDRTGLGPADVAAVIVDTIATLPVFCDLLSHVAMSLEGDVDLERARRYKTNAFAAHDEIVGTLDRASTMTAGQLQGLMAATIALAASFWQVSHPTPTLARLYEEVPRWGHVALDFEPKLRRLLQATATGLAAAV from the coding sequence ATGCGCGAGCGAGCCAGGTCGACCGAGGACAAGCGGCAACGCTCCGCGGACCTGCTCGACGCCGCCGAGTCGCTGGCCCTCGAACAGGGCGGCGTGCGGTTCGTGACGGTGGCCGCTGTCACCGAGCGCGCGGGGCTGCACCGGACGGGCGCGCGCCGGTACTACGCCAGCAAGGAGGAACTGCTGCTCGAGCTGGCCGAGCGGGGCTGGAACCGGTGGCGCGACGCGATCGGCGCCGCGGCCGGCGACCGGACCGGCCTGGGACCGGCCGACGTCGCGGCGGTCATCGTCGACACGATCGCCACCCTCCCGGTCTTCTGCGACCTGCTCTCCCATGTCGCGATGAGCCTCGAGGGCGACGTCGACCTCGAGCGCGCTCGCCGCTACAAGACGAACGCCTTCGCCGCGCACGACGAGATCGTCGGCACGCTCGATCGCGCCAGCACCATGACCGCCGGCCAGCTCCAGGGGCTGATGGCCGCGACGATCGCGCTCGCGGCGAGCTTCTGGCAGGTGTCGCACCCGACGCCCACCCTGGCGCGGCTGTACGAGGAGGTGCCGCGCTGGGGGCACGTCGCCCTCGACTTCGAACCCAAGCTCAGGCGGCTGCTCCAGGCGACGGCGACGGGCCTGGCTGCGGCGGTCTAG